In Sulfitobacter guttiformis, the genomic stretch AAGGCTCTGACCGATCCGCGTACCGCCCTCCCAGTCCTGCGCTTGCGCGCCCGCCGCCTTGAGCGCAGCATCCACATCGCGGGTGCGCAGATGCCGGGTAATATTCGTGAGCTGTGTGCCAAACGTAAAGGCATGCACCTGTGCCCAACCCGCACCACGTTCGTTTGCAACAGCATGGAGAAAATGCAGGATAAGGCGCGAATACTGGCTCATCGAGCCGGAAATATCGCACAGTACGACCAGATTGGGCCAACGCGGCTTGGGCTTTTTCAGCGCCAGCATATCCATTTCGCCCCCGCGTCGCAGGGCCGCGCGCAGGGATCTTGCAGCATCGACACGCCCTTGCCCGAAACTCGGGCTAGAGCGCCGCGAGGGTAGCGGTTTGACAGGTAGACTCAACCGCGCCAGCATCCGCTTTGCCAGTGCGACTTCCGCCAGACTCATCAGCTCAAAGTCCAGCGTTTTCAAGCGTTCCGATGTCGACATCGTCAGCGAGGCGTCGACCTCGATCACTGTTTCTTTCTCGGGTGGATCGCCCTCCTCCTCTCGCGGCGGCGCCTCCGCCCCATCCAAAAGCGCCTCTGCCGCCCGCTTTTCAGCCGCCTGCGCGGGGCGGTCTTCCTGCACCCCTCGTATGGCGGGCAACATCGCTGCCATCATATGCTCCAAAAACCGCGGATCGCGCCAATAAAGCCGGAAAAGTTGTGCAAAGATGGTAGAATGCTCGGGCCGGTTCACAAAACAGGCATGAAGTGTCCAGTAAAAATCACGTTTTTCCGTGAATCCCGCCGCCTCGACAGCGCGGATCGCATCAATTACCCGCCCCGGCCCGATAGGAAGTCCAGCCCTGCGCAGCGCGCGGGCAAAGTGCGTTATATTTCCTGTCAGGCGTGGGCTATCTGGCAGCTCCAGAGGAATGTGTTCAACCATAATCCAAAGTCCGCACTGTCTGTAACGGATAAACTAGGTTTACTGAAAAATGGAAAAAAGCGGTCATGCGTCAAGGCTGGCCCTTGCTTCATCGAGAATGCGCTTTGCCTCGGACCCTTGCAGTTTCGCAATATCATCCTGATACTTAAGGACCGCCCCCAATGTGTCAGCGATTACTTCGGGGCTGAGGGTGAGAACATCAAGCGCCAGCAAACATTTTGCCCAGTCGATGGTTTCGGCAACGCCCGGCTTCTTGAACAGATCCTCCGTCCGCAGACGCTGCACAAACGCCACAACTTCGCGGCTTAGCGCCTCGGATGCTTCTGGCGCTCGGGCCTGCAAAATATCCATCTCGCGGTCAAAATCAGGGTAATCGACCCAATGGTAGAGGCAACGGCGCTTGAGCGCGTCGTGCACTTCGCGTGTGCGGTTGGAGGTCAGGATAACAATTGGCGGTTCTGGGGCCTTGATCGTGCCCATTTCTGGGATCGTGATTTGAAAATCGCTAAGCGCTTCGAGCAAGAATGCTTCGAATGGCGCGTCGGTACGGTCCAACTCATCAATGAGCAAAATCGGCGGGCCATTCACGTCAGGGCGCAGCGCTTGCAAAAGCGGGCGCTCGATCAGAAACTCCTCGCTGAAAAGCTCCGCGTTGAGGGCTTTTCGGTCCGCGCTACCCGTGGCCTCGGCAGTTCGGATGGCAACCATCTGCGCGGCGAAATTCCATTCGTATACCGCAGAGGACGCATCAAGTCCCTCATAGCACTGCAACCGGATCAGACGGCGCCCCATACTGGCAGCCAGTGCTTTCGCGATCTCGGTCTTTCCAACGCCGGCTTCCCCCTCGAGAAACAACGGACGGCCCAGTTTCAAACTTAGAAAAACAACAGTGGCGAGCGGCCGCCCGCAGACATACCCCTGCTCGGCCAGCATCTGCTGCACTGCATCAATTGATGAAATATCGGCCATGTCCCGCGCGCTCCCTGTCGTGGTGACCTTACAAGGCCATTGCACGCTCCGAGCGTCAAGACGCCAATGATAGATATGTCACGGCCCTGCTTCGTAAGGCATGGCAAAGATTGACGGGATTCATGCAAACTGGCATCCTTTATCGAGATAATAAGAGGTTGGCGGCCATATCGGTACGATAACCCTGTAATGAGGCGGACATGTTTACTGCAATATATTATGCGACAGCCTTTTCGGGAGGCTGTTATGGCGGGTGATCTGGCGATCACAGCAGTCACTTGCGTAAAGAACGAAGGACCATTCTTGCTGGAGTGGATTGCATTTCATCAGTGCATCGGCGTGACCGATTTTCTGTTCTATTCCAACGATTGTGACGATGGCACTGATACTTTGCTGGATGCCTTGGCAGCGCTTGGGCATGTGACGCATCTG encodes the following:
- a CDS encoding vWA domain-containing protein; translated protein: MVEHIPLELPDSPRLTGNITHFARALRRAGLPIGPGRVIDAIRAVEAAGFTEKRDFYWTLHACFVNRPEHSTIFAQLFRLYWRDPRFLEHMMAAMLPAIRGVQEDRPAQAAEKRAAEALLDGAEAPPREEEGDPPEKETVIEVDASLTMSTSERLKTLDFELMSLAEVALAKRMLARLSLPVKPLPSRRSSPSFGQGRVDAARSLRAALRRGGEMDMLALKKPKPRWPNLVVLCDISGSMSQYSRLILHFLHAVANERGAGWAQVHAFTFGTQLTNITRHLRTRDVDAALKAAGAQAQDWEGGTRIGQSLEAFNRDWSRRVLGQGAVVLLITDGLDRDAPDALARQMQRLHLSARRVIWLNPLLRWDGFAPKAAGIRAMLPHVDSFRAGHSIASLEALAAAISRPDDAGEKTRLMAMMEGE
- a CDS encoding AAA family ATPase, whose translation is MADISSIDAVQQMLAEQGYVCGRPLATVVFLSLKLGRPLFLEGEAGVGKTEIAKALAASMGRRLIRLQCYEGLDASSAVYEWNFAAQMVAIRTAEATGSADRKALNAELFSEEFLIERPLLQALRPDVNGPPILLIDELDRTDAPFEAFLLEALSDFQITIPEMGTIKAPEPPIVILTSNRTREVHDALKRRCLYHWVDYPDFDREMDILQARAPEASEALSREVVAFVQRLRTEDLFKKPGVAETIDWAKCLLALDVLTLSPEVIADTLGAVLKYQDDIAKLQGSEAKRILDEARASLDA